A portion of the Sphaerochaeta pleomorpha str. Grapes genome contains these proteins:
- the trxA gene encoding thioredoxin, translated as MIKHLTKKTYEEEVLKSTVPVVVDFWATWCGPCRMQGGILEQLDKEYAADKVKICKVNVDEEGELAATFGVQSIPTLLFYKDGKITNKAVGVRDADACKKLLGL; from the coding sequence ATGATTAAACACCTGACAAAAAAAACATATGAAGAAGAAGTATTGAAAAGCACTGTTCCCGTTGTAGTGGATTTCTGGGCAACCTGGTGCGGTCCTTGCAGAATGCAGGGTGGTATCCTTGAACAGCTTGACAAAGAATATGCAGCAGACAAGGTAAAGATCTGTAAGGTCAACGTAGACGAGGAAGGCGAACTTGCCGCAACTTTTGGCGTTCAGTCCATCCCTACCCTTCTGTTCTACAAAGACGGAAAAATCACAAACAAGGCAGTTGGCGTACGCGATGCTGATGCCTGCAAAAAACTACTCGGCCTGTAA
- a CDS encoding dipeptidase: protein MKPLIDLHCDTFFAMHENPKQGNLKQNSFSVDIEKMQRGKVGASCFALFVELQEGAEPWNEVCALHDLFVHEMTENADTIRQIKTAKDFSSNDRLGAILSCEEGQVIEGDLSRLAILGQWGVRLFTLTWNFENDLAYPNSSDKKIMGNALKPLGLEAVSELERQHILVDVSHLNDGGFWDVVRYAKKPFLASHSNSRFCTSANRNLTDEMIRALASKGGVAGLNFYPPYLSDDSLHASRIEDMVRHLQHMHNIGGAEVLALGTDFDGIEGDLEIPDISKMEKLWEALKKADFKERELDMLWQTNALRLLGE, encoded by the coding sequence ATGAAACCCTTGATAGATCTCCATTGTGATACGTTCTTTGCAATGCACGAAAACCCAAAACAGGGAAACCTGAAACAGAATTCTTTCTCAGTCGATATTGAAAAGATGCAAAGAGGCAAAGTTGGGGCCTCTTGTTTCGCCCTATTTGTCGAGTTGCAGGAGGGAGCCGAGCCCTGGAATGAGGTTTGTGCCTTGCATGATCTTTTTGTACACGAGATGACAGAAAATGCCGATACCATCCGACAGATAAAAACAGCGAAGGACTTTTCCTCAAATGACCGCCTGGGAGCTATCCTCAGCTGTGAGGAAGGGCAGGTGATCGAAGGTGACCTCTCTCGATTGGCTATCCTTGGCCAATGGGGGGTAAGACTTTTTACCCTGACCTGGAATTTTGAAAATGACTTGGCTTACCCCAATTCATCGGATAAGAAGATTATGGGCAACGCACTGAAACCGCTTGGGCTCGAAGCTGTCAGTGAATTGGAGAGGCAGCACATATTGGTTGATGTTTCCCATCTGAACGACGGAGGATTCTGGGATGTTGTCAGGTATGCTAAGAAACCCTTTCTCGCTTCACACTCAAACAGCAGGTTTTGTACATCGGCAAACCGGAACCTTACCGATGAAATGATCAGGGCCCTTGCAAGCAAAGGCGGGGTTGCCGGACTGAATTTCTACCCGCCATACCTTAGTGATGATTCTTTACATGCCTCGAGAATTGAGGACATGGTTCGCCATTTGCAACACATGCACAATATCGGGGGAGCGGAAGTCTTGGCCCTGGGGACCGATTTCGATGGAATCGAAGGTGACTTGGAGATTCCCGATATCTCAAAGATGGAAAAACTCTGGGAGGCGCTCAAGAAGGCAGATTTCAAGGAACGTGAACTGGATATGCTTTGGCAGACTAACGCTTTGAGACTTCTTGGCGAATAG
- the trpB gene encoding tryptophan synthase subunit beta: MKNGIIKDIDTTNLPTQDGYFGEFGGSFIPPQLQAVMDEVTAEYEKIVKDPAFLEELNDLLTHYVGRPSPVYHAKRLSDAIGGAQIYLKREDLNHTGAHKINHCIGEVLLAKKMGKKKVIAETGAGQHGVALATAAALMGLECDIYMGAIDIRKEAPNVSRMKVLGAKVVEVTRGTQTLKDAVDAAFEAYLGDPISQIYCIGSVVGPHPFPMMVRDFQSIVGFEAKKQFASMTGKLPDSIVACVGGGSNAMGIFSAFLQDSVPLYGVEPAGKGLDTPLNAATLTKGSVGVLHGFKSYLLQDEKGEPLPVYSIASGLDYPGVGPQHSYLKTIGRVNYKTATDREAVEAFYGLSRMEGIIPALESSHAVAYAIKLAQELTKDQNILVNLSGRGDKDIDFVMENYPLVDYEPEANENGFDEFLAHIRGN; this comes from the coding sequence ATGAAAAACGGAATAATCAAGGATATCGATACAACCAATCTTCCTACCCAGGATGGCTATTTTGGCGAATTCGGAGGATCATTCATCCCCCCGCAACTGCAGGCTGTCATGGATGAGGTTACCGCAGAATATGAGAAAATCGTTAAGGATCCTGCGTTTCTTGAGGAACTGAATGACCTTTTGACCCATTACGTCGGAAGACCTTCCCCTGTCTACCATGCAAAGCGTCTTTCCGATGCAATCGGGGGAGCCCAGATTTATCTCAAGCGTGAAGACTTGAACCATACAGGGGCCCATAAGATCAACCATTGCATCGGAGAAGTACTCCTGGCAAAAAAGATGGGGAAGAAAAAAGTTATTGCAGAGACCGGGGCGGGACAGCATGGGGTTGCCCTTGCAACGGCCGCAGCCCTCATGGGGCTTGAATGTGATATCTATATGGGCGCCATAGACATACGAAAAGAAGCACCAAATGTAAGCAGAATGAAAGTACTCGGGGCAAAAGTCGTAGAAGTCACCAGGGGAACCCAGACTCTCAAGGATGCTGTCGATGCTGCCTTCGAAGCCTACCTTGGCGATCCGATCTCCCAGATTTATTGCATCGGGTCTGTTGTGGGTCCGCATCCCTTCCCTATGATGGTCCGCGATTTCCAGAGCATTGTTGGCTTTGAAGCAAAGAAACAGTTTGCATCAATGACAGGCAAACTTCCCGATTCTATCGTAGCCTGTGTCGGCGGTGGTTCGAATGCCATGGGTATCTTCAGCGCATTTCTGCAGGATTCAGTCCCACTCTACGGTGTAGAACCTGCAGGGAAAGGCTTGGACACTCCCCTTAATGCGGCTACTTTGACAAAGGGATCGGTGGGCGTGCTCCATGGTTTCAAGAGTTACCTGTTGCAGGATGAAAAAGGAGAACCGCTCCCGGTCTATTCCATTGCCAGTGGACTCGATTACCCCGGAGTCGGCCCTCAGCACAGTTATTTAAAAACAATCGGTAGGGTAAACTACAAGACAGCGACAGACCGGGAGGCCGTGGAGGCTTTCTATGGTCTGAGCAGGATGGAAGGGATTATTCCTGCCCTTGAATCATCACATGCCGTGGCATACGCCATCAAACTCGCGCAAGAATTGACAAAAGACCAGAATATTTTGGTAAACCTTTCTGGACGTGGCGATAAGGATATCGATTTCGTTATGGAAAACTATCCGCTGGTTGACTATGAGCCTGAGGCAAATGAAAACGGATTCGATGAATTTTTGGCACACATCAGAGGAAATTGA
- a CDS encoding calcium/sodium antiporter yields the protein MSQMVMYVAFVGGLVLIIKGGDWFVDAASYVAEASGVPKFVVGATVVSFATTLPELMVSSLAMMQGKVDMALGNIVGSVTVNTSFILPLSILFLSVSVKRKDNFNLKVLLFLLSEIVLFAISLTRGASMVKSLALVVMFILYIIENIHSAKKKNEPNDELAKDQKTIILNLAKFFVGLFGIVYGSRLLVDNGSEIARSLGISEAFIALTAISIGTSLPELVTAVSAIIKKEAALSVGNIFGANTLDIVMIIPVCSFIANKTQGVPLPISEMTVIRDLPVCIAVSLVATIPTMIKGKFYKWQGVLLLVMYGAYLTLL from the coding sequence ATGAGTCAAATGGTAATGTATGTGGCTTTTGTCGGGGGCCTGGTTTTGATTATAAAAGGCGGTGACTGGTTTGTCGATGCCGCTTCCTATGTCGCCGAGGCCTCGGGAGTCCCTAAGTTCGTCGTTGGGGCTACGGTAGTCAGTTTTGCAACTACACTCCCGGAACTGATGGTTTCATCCCTGGCCATGATGCAGGGGAAGGTCGACATGGCATTAGGAAATATTGTCGGTTCTGTTACCGTCAATACTTCCTTTATCCTTCCTTTGAGTATTCTGTTCTTGAGTGTTTCGGTCAAACGTAAGGATAATTTCAACCTCAAAGTGCTCTTGTTTCTCCTTTCCGAGATAGTCTTGTTCGCCATTAGCCTTACCCGTGGGGCAAGTATGGTTAAATCCTTGGCCTTGGTAGTCATGTTTATCCTCTACATCATTGAGAATATTCACAGTGCCAAGAAGAAGAATGAACCCAATGATGAACTGGCTAAAGACCAGAAGACTATCATTTTGAACCTTGCTAAGTTTTTCGTAGGTTTGTTCGGGATAGTCTACGGTTCCCGACTTCTAGTGGACAATGGAAGCGAAATTGCAAGGAGCCTTGGAATTAGCGAGGCCTTCATAGCACTTACCGCAATTTCCATCGGGACTTCCTTGCCGGAACTGGTAACGGCAGTGTCTGCGATTATCAAGAAAGAAGCAGCCCTCTCGGTAGGGAATATCTTTGGGGCAAATACCCTCGATATCGTTATGATTATTCCCGTATGCAGTTTTATTGCGAATAAAACCCAGGGAGTTCCCCTTCCTATTTCAGAAATGACCGTGATTCGGGATTTGCCAGTATGCATTGCTGTCTCACTTGTAGCTACTATTCCGACCATGATCAAGGGGAAGTTCTACAAGTGGCAAGGTGTTTTGCTTCTCGTTATGTATGGTGCCTATCTGACACTTCTTTAG
- a CDS encoding TrkH family potassium uptake protein, whose product MGIPTCLALYYGETTALHGFLVTYGAVFLFSAAIFLITRNNTNTHLNARDGYLFVSSTWIIATAFSAIPLVVSGSYVDYSSAYFEIMSGFTTTGATVLPEIESLPKSILFWRSETNWLGGMGIVVLFVALLPALGVSGTMLVGAESVGPTKDKLTPKIKTTASILWTIYVLFSLLETILLKFGGLSLYEAVTVTFSTMAAAGFCVKNASIGTFQSAYVDIVVTVFMMIAGANFALYYKAISGHLRSVWKDGELRAYLGIWGIISIISAISLSYNGTYDGFWQSLRFSAFQNASIITTTGFATANYINWPSLPQMLLFLLVFVGGCAGSAGGGIKVIRVVTLMKMAFVNIKQRIHPNGIFHVRVGQNSVKNEILLSISTFFGVYIATGLIGAVLISFSGADILTCFSSSFLCLGNIGIGFSEVGPTGNFAFYPSWIKWVCSFLMLAGRLELFTVYSLFSKVFWKR is encoded by the coding sequence ATGGGCATTCCTACATGCCTTGCATTGTATTATGGCGAAACCACAGCTTTACACGGTTTTTTGGTTACCTATGGTGCAGTTTTCCTTTTCAGTGCAGCAATTTTCCTTATTACCAGAAATAATACCAACACCCACCTGAATGCCCGCGATGGATATTTGTTTGTATCCTCCACTTGGATAATTGCAACCGCGTTCAGTGCAATCCCTTTAGTCGTCAGTGGCTCATATGTCGACTATAGCAGTGCCTATTTTGAAATTATGAGTGGTTTCACCACTACAGGGGCTACGGTTTTGCCAGAGATCGAAAGCCTGCCGAAATCCATACTATTTTGGAGGTCCGAGACAAACTGGCTCGGAGGAATGGGAATCGTAGTCTTATTTGTGGCGCTTCTCCCTGCCTTGGGTGTATCGGGGACCATGCTGGTAGGAGCAGAGTCCGTAGGGCCGACAAAGGACAAACTCACACCGAAGATAAAGACGACTGCTTCAATTCTCTGGACCATTTATGTACTGTTTTCGCTTCTGGAAACAATACTGCTGAAATTCGGCGGCCTGAGCCTGTATGAAGCGGTAACCGTTACTTTCTCCACGATGGCCGCTGCCGGATTCTGTGTAAAGAACGCATCCATAGGAACATTTCAAAGTGCCTATGTAGATATTGTGGTTACCGTATTCATGATGATTGCCGGTGCAAATTTCGCTTTATATTATAAAGCAATCTCAGGGCACCTCCGTTCGGTCTGGAAGGATGGGGAACTGAGGGCATATCTTGGAATCTGGGGTATCATCTCCATCATTTCCGCTATAAGCCTCTCCTATAACGGTACCTACGATGGGTTCTGGCAGTCTTTGCGCTTCAGTGCTTTTCAGAATGCTTCGATTATCACTACCACGGGTTTTGCAACGGCGAATTATATCAATTGGCCTTCACTCCCCCAGATGCTCTTGTTTCTCTTGGTATTTGTCGGTGGCTGTGCAGGTTCTGCCGGTGGCGGTATCAAGGTAATACGCGTGGTGACGCTTATGAAAATGGCTTTCGTGAATATCAAACAAAGAATCCATCCAAATGGAATTTTCCACGTAAGGGTTGGTCAAAACTCGGTAAAGAATGAAATCTTGCTTTCCATCTCGACCTTCTTCGGCGTTTATATTGCAACAGGGCTTATCGGAGCTGTCCTGATATCCTTCAGTGGGGCTGATATCCTTACCTGTTTTTCCAGTTCTTTTCTCTGCCTGGGCAATATAGGTATTGGCTTTTCCGAAGTAGGGCCCACGGGAAATTTTGCTTTCTACCCGTCCTGGATCAAATGGGTCTGCTCCTTCTTGATGCTCGCAGGAAGACTTGAACTTTTCACTGTTTATTCATTGTTTTCAAAGGTTTTCTGGAAACGATAA
- the trkA gene encoding Trk system potassium transporter TrkA has translation MERSCLTSKKIVILGAGRRGLGLAKQLIEEHRDVVLIDNNPERIDLAISKLDCMGILGNGTDLAKLNEAGCADAESFIAVTDSDEINLVSCGMVSGSFKGVKTVATIRGLIYTGTEGLTEGLLGIDHIVNPNAEAAQYIYNIIDQGVYSDVIKFNNSNLMLYNLYIEQFSPYLGISLMDMRTKLKADFIIAAIHRKGKVFVPSGNTIIEAKDTISLVAETAEVSDILKAVGKIQKKPRKIALVGASKIARALLNSMTPAVRSKIAVIDQNPAICTLFSDRFPEILVIKADITDEDIMQTEQLTNYDLLIALTDNDELNVITASYAKRIGISKSMALVKQNNNYVRLASYLDIDVVISTTDTTVDSLLRYLRGTNVTSLHSLFNGQLEIFEFTINSTNKACGKKLSELNMRKKAIVAGLTTKKGEIVIPTGNITLNEGDRVLVAANRNSIDFIQNFFN, from the coding sequence ATGGAAAGGAGCTGTCTTACGAGCAAAAAAATTGTCATCTTGGGAGCAGGAAGACGTGGCCTCGGCTTAGCAAAACAACTTATCGAGGAACATAGGGATGTTGTATTGATAGACAACAATCCGGAGAGAATCGACCTTGCGATATCAAAACTCGATTGCATGGGCATCCTTGGCAATGGCACTGACTTGGCAAAACTCAATGAAGCTGGCTGTGCAGATGCTGAATCCTTCATTGCCGTTACAGACAGCGATGAAATAAACCTTGTTTCCTGCGGAATGGTATCAGGGTCTTTCAAGGGCGTAAAGACTGTTGCCACTATCAGAGGGTTGATATATACGGGAACAGAAGGACTAACCGAGGGACTACTGGGAATTGACCATATCGTCAACCCAAATGCGGAAGCAGCCCAATATATATACAACATTATCGACCAGGGTGTTTATAGCGATGTAATCAAATTCAACAATTCCAATCTCATGCTTTACAATCTTTATATCGAGCAGTTTTCCCCTTATCTCGGAATCTCACTCATGGACATGCGTACCAAACTGAAGGCCGACTTTATTATCGCGGCAATCCATCGAAAGGGTAAGGTATTTGTACCCTCAGGGAATACTATCATTGAAGCCAAGGATACCATTTCCTTAGTGGCAGAGACTGCAGAAGTGTCTGATATTCTTAAAGCCGTTGGGAAAATACAGAAAAAACCCCGTAAAATAGCATTGGTAGGTGCTAGCAAAATTGCCAGGGCCCTGTTGAATAGCATGACCCCTGCAGTGCGTTCCAAAATTGCGGTAATCGACCAGAACCCAGCAATCTGCACGTTGTTCTCAGACAGGTTTCCTGAAATCCTTGTCATCAAAGCTGATATTACCGACGAGGATATCATGCAGACGGAGCAATTGACCAATTATGATCTCCTCATAGCCCTGACCGACAATGACGAATTGAATGTCATCACTGCATCCTATGCAAAACGCATAGGGATCTCCAAATCGATGGCCTTGGTAAAACAGAACAACAACTATGTACGGCTTGCATCCTATCTGGACATAGACGTTGTCATTTCCACCACCGACACCACGGTAGACTCACTGCTTCGGTACTTGAGGGGAACTAATGTGACCAGCCTCCACTCATTATTCAATGGACAGCTGGAGATATTTGAGTTTACCATTAACAGCACAAACAAAGCCTGCGGCAAAAAACTCAGTGAATTGAACATGCGCAAGAAAGCCATTGTGGCAGGATTGACGACAAAAAAGGGAGAAATTGTCATACCAACAGGAAACATAACACTTAACGAAGGGGACCGTGTGCTTGTTGCAGCAAATAGGAATTCAATCGATTTCATCCAAAACTTTTTCAATTAG
- a CDS encoding DNA alkylation repair protein: MNREMLQAKLFLLSDSAYAQFQYRLKCSDHPVLGIRSPQLNALAKELAKAEGSLFIDDFLLFGDVSYEEIILAYKVLGLLKLDSGTTQGYLRELLAYNDGWATNDTLCSALTTVGKHQKEYWPFFLGFLSSENPWDIRFATIALMCWYLTDEYANKTLEILSAVTNDHYYVTMGLGWFYATAFAKYREETLPYLKTGRLPIGVQKKAIQKCIESFRVSPEDKVLLRSIRQEVSKR; encoded by the coding sequence ATGAACAGAGAAATGCTGCAAGCAAAGCTCTTCCTGCTCAGTGATAGTGCCTATGCCCAGTTCCAATATCGACTGAAATGCTCAGATCACCCGGTTTTGGGTATTCGTTCCCCCCAGCTCAATGCCCTTGCCAAGGAATTGGCAAAGGCTGAGGGAAGCCTGTTTATTGATGATTTTTTATTGTTTGGGGACGTCTCCTATGAAGAGATAATCCTTGCCTATAAAGTCTTGGGCTTGCTCAAGCTTGATAGTGGGACAACACAGGGCTACCTGAGGGAACTGCTCGCCTATAACGATGGCTGGGCCACAAATGATACGCTGTGCAGTGCCTTGACCACAGTGGGCAAACATCAAAAAGAATATTGGCCGTTCTTTCTTGGGTTTCTGTCCTCTGAGAACCCCTGGGACATCCGTTTCGCCACCATAGCGTTGATGTGCTGGTACCTGACCGATGAGTATGCCAATAAAACCCTGGAAATTCTGAGTGCTGTCACCAATGATCATTATTATGTGACAATGGGCCTTGGCTGGTTCTATGCAACAGCCTTTGCCAAATATAGGGAGGAGACCCTCCCCTACCTTAAAACCGGCAGGTTGCCCATCGGAGTCCAGAAAAAAGCAATACAGAAGTGCATTGAATCTTTCCGGGTCTCCCCAGAGGATAAGGTGTTGTTGCGGTCTATTCGCCAAGAAGTCTCAAAGCGTTAG
- a CDS encoding glycerate kinase: MKNFLLIPDSFKGTMSSEQICTIMGKATKRHFPDAQVTSIPVADGGEGSVDAFLQAVGGEKVYLTVQGPFGNPMESFYGILKGNTAVIEMAACAGLPLVGEDLHPDLTTTYGVGQLMIDAAKHGCVTIIVGLGGSATNDAGCGAAAACGVVFKDKEGRTFVPTGGNLDKVASIDTDSLDPRIQNSTITTMCDIDNPFHGKTGAAYVFSPQKGADPALVERLDANMQSLAKVIERDCKVDVQSIAGSGAAGGMGGGMAAFFKSQLQMGIETVLDTVGFDALLQNTDLVLTGEGKIDEQSLRGKVVIGVARRAKKANVPVVAVVGDIADNVEGAYDEGVSAIFSINRLAVDFKVAKTRAKEDMDKTIDNLMRFIKRMGL; the protein is encoded by the coding sequence ATGAAAAACTTTCTATTGATTCCCGATTCCTTCAAAGGAACCATGAGTTCCGAACAAATCTGTACAATCATGGGCAAAGCTACAAAACGTCACTTTCCTGACGCTCAGGTTACCTCGATACCGGTAGCAGATGGCGGGGAAGGAAGTGTCGACGCTTTTTTGCAGGCAGTTGGCGGTGAGAAGGTATACCTTACTGTCCAAGGCCCCTTCGGCAACCCCATGGAATCTTTCTACGGGATACTCAAGGGGAATACGGCAGTAATTGAAATGGCAGCCTGTGCAGGACTGCCGCTGGTAGGCGAGGACCTTCATCCTGACCTGACCACAACCTATGGGGTAGGCCAATTGATGATCGATGCTGCAAAGCATGGCTGTGTAACTATCATCGTCGGCCTTGGGGGAAGCGCAACCAATGATGCGGGATGCGGGGCAGCCGCTGCCTGCGGCGTGGTATTCAAGGACAAAGAGGGAAGAACCTTCGTACCAACCGGGGGAAACCTTGACAAGGTAGCGTCCATAGATACTGATTCCCTTGACCCAAGGATACAGAATAGTACCATAACCACCATGTGTGATATCGACAACCCGTTCCATGGCAAGACTGGCGCTGCATATGTCTTTTCCCCACAGAAAGGTGCCGACCCTGCTTTGGTAGAACGCCTCGATGCAAATATGCAATCACTTGCCAAGGTAATTGAACGGGATTGCAAAGTAGATGTCCAGTCCATCGCTGGGTCCGGAGCTGCCGGAGGGATGGGTGGAGGCATGGCCGCATTCTTCAAATCGCAATTGCAGATGGGTATAGAAACCGTTCTCGATACCGTAGGGTTTGATGCGCTTCTCCAAAATACCGATTTGGTACTGACCGGGGAAGGAAAAATAGATGAACAGTCCTTACGGGGGAAAGTTGTCATCGGGGTAGCCCGTAGGGCCAAGAAAGCCAACGTTCCTGTCGTCGCCGTTGTCGGAGATATTGCTGATAATGTTGAGGGTGCCTATGACGAGGGCGTCAGTGCCATTTTTTCGATAAACCGGCTTGCTGTAGATTTTAAAGTCGCCAAAACCCGTGCAAAGGAAGACATGGATAAAACCATAGACAACCTTATGCGGTTCATCAAACGGATGGGGCTATGA
- a CDS encoding GntP family permease, whose protein sequence is MSGIALIITFIIAIAIMIIAISKWNVNPFLALMGISLILAIVVGIPLKDIPGIIGSGFSGIFSSIGIVIILGALIGTILEKTGAALKLAEMVVRLVGHKRPQLAMELMGWVVSIPVFCDSGFVILNPIRKALQKKTHFSSVAMTVALSAGLYTSHVLIPPTPGPIAAAGTLGIGNNLLLVIGLGILCSIPSLLVAYFFANFIGKRVKSTEETVEDTDTQDYEELLKSFGDLPNGFMALAPIIIPILCMAFGSISNALKWQGAVSDFFTFLGTPIIALTVGLIFGIILLGQKSMLKQFNAMTTETLKVVGPILFITAAGGVLGKVIASAGFVGYMKENAAALSMVGIFFPFIISAILKTAQGSSTVAITTTAGIMGSFLDGGSMMSALGLTSPVAAALTVMAIGAGAMTVSHANDSYFWVVTNFGGITPEDGYKTQTTVTLFQGIACILFIWILSLFLL, encoded by the coding sequence ATGTCTGGAATAGCTCTGATCATTACTTTTATCATTGCAATTGCGATTATGATCATCGCAATCTCAAAATGGAATGTGAACCCGTTTTTGGCTTTGATGGGGATTTCCCTGATTCTAGCCATTGTTGTCGGTATCCCGTTAAAAGATATTCCCGGTATTATCGGGTCAGGCTTTAGCGGCATATTCAGCAGCATAGGCATTGTTATTATCCTCGGGGCCTTGATCGGAACCATTCTCGAAAAAACCGGGGCAGCCTTGAAGCTTGCCGAAATGGTAGTCCGTTTGGTTGGCCATAAACGCCCTCAACTTGCCATGGAACTGATGGGCTGGGTAGTATCCATCCCTGTCTTCTGTGACAGTGGCTTCGTCATCCTCAACCCTATCAGAAAAGCCCTTCAGAAAAAGACCCATTTTTCCTCGGTTGCCATGACTGTTGCCCTCTCAGCCGGTTTATACACTTCCCATGTTCTTATCCCGCCAACCCCAGGTCCAATTGCGGCGGCAGGAACGTTGGGCATAGGAAACAACTTGTTATTGGTAATCGGCCTGGGAATACTCTGCTCAATACCGTCTCTGTTAGTCGCCTATTTCTTTGCCAACTTTATTGGAAAACGGGTAAAGAGTACCGAAGAGACCGTTGAGGATACAGATACCCAGGATTATGAGGAACTGCTGAAAAGCTTTGGGGACCTCCCCAATGGATTCATGGCTCTCGCACCGATTATCATCCCAATCCTCTGTATGGCCTTCGGATCGATTTCCAACGCATTGAAATGGCAAGGTGCTGTCTCTGACTTTTTCACCTTCCTGGGAACCCCGATCATTGCATTGACCGTAGGTTTGATCTTTGGGATTATCCTGCTTGGCCAAAAAAGCATGCTGAAGCAATTCAACGCTATGACCACAGAAACGCTGAAAGTCGTCGGACCTATCCTGTTCATCACAGCAGCCGGCGGAGTTCTGGGCAAGGTAATTGCAAGTGCTGGATTTGTAGGGTACATGAAAGAAAATGCCGCGGCACTGAGTATGGTAGGAATTTTCTTCCCCTTCATCATCTCGGCAATCCTCAAGACGGCACAGGGATCCTCTACTGTGGCGATCACCACAACAGCAGGGATTATGGGAAGCTTCTTGGATGGTGGTTCCATGATGAGCGCTTTGGGACTCACCTCACCTGTCGCCGCTGCTTTGACTGTAATGGCAATCGGCGCAGGGGCTATGACCGTATCACATGCCAATGACAGTTATTTCTGGGTGGTTACAAACTTCGGGGGAATTACCCCTGAGGATGGATATAAGACGCAGACAACCGTAACCTTATTCCAAGGAATTGCTTGCATACTCTTTATCTGGATTTTATCGCTCTTTTTGCTATAA
- a CDS encoding DMT family transporter has product MILIITSAVFFSLVGVGIRMAGDLPLMQKCFFRNIVALFFSYLLLKRNRISLSVDLFKPNFSLLLLRSILGTIGMFGNFYAVDHLLLGDASMLAKMSPFFVVVFSAFFLQEKVRLNQVLCIVGAFAGSLLIVKPSFSNLLFIPSLIGLVGGMGSGGAHTAVRALGKKGETGVVVVFFFSLFSTIITLPSTLLNFHPMTMAQLLWLLATGSLAACGQFALTAAYRYAPANKISVYDYSQVIFSALLGFVIFSQVPDLYSGFGYLVVIGMGFAMFLFTKKNQQEAGFPPSTMPSNEQ; this is encoded by the coding sequence ATGATCCTTATTATAACTTCTGCAGTTTTCTTTTCGCTTGTCGGCGTAGGCATTCGAATGGCTGGCGATTTGCCTCTTATGCAGAAGTGTTTTTTCCGAAACATCGTAGCCCTGTTTTTTTCCTATCTCCTGCTGAAACGAAACAGGATTTCGTTATCAGTGGACCTATTCAAACCAAATTTCTCTCTTCTGCTTCTGCGTTCCATCTTGGGAACCATCGGTATGTTCGGCAATTTCTATGCAGTGGACCACCTTCTGCTCGGTGACGCCTCTATGCTTGCAAAAATGAGTCCTTTCTTTGTGGTAGTCTTCAGTGCATTTTTCCTGCAGGAAAAGGTCCGTCTCAACCAGGTCCTCTGTATTGTGGGCGCCTTCGCAGGGAGCTTGCTTATCGTCAAACCCTCTTTCTCCAATCTCCTGTTCATTCCTTCCTTGATCGGGCTGGTCGGAGGAATGGGTTCTGGCGGGGCACATACTGCAGTAAGGGCATTGGGAAAGAAAGGGGAGACCGGGGTCGTCGTAGTTTTCTTTTTTTCGCTTTTCTCGACGATTATAACCCTACCATCAACGCTTCTCAATTTTCATCCCATGACAATGGCCCAGTTGCTCTGGCTTCTCGCTACGGGATCACTTGCGGCCTGTGGCCAGTTTGCCCTTACCGCTGCCTACCGGTATGCCCCGGCAAATAAGATTTCCGTCTACGATTACAGCCAGGTTATTTTTTCAGCCTTGCTAGGGTTTGTTATTTTCTCGCAGGTTCCTGATCTGTATAGCGGATTCGGTTACCTGGTGGTAATCGGCATGGGGTTTGCCATGTTCCTCTTTACAAAGAAAAACCAGCAAGAAGCTGGTTTTCCCCCAAGTACAATGCCGAGTAACGAACAGTAA